Proteins co-encoded in one Candidatus Methylomirabilis sp. genomic window:
- a CDS encoding universal stress protein encodes MQISRILFPTDFSHDAEHAFQYALTLARQFGAELYLLHVIYFPPQTPEYDIGQVIDGLVKNAEDSLGKLVESVKEPNLVFHRDVQVGVEHAEITKYAEKEKIDLIVMGTRGRSGLAHIFLGSVAERVVRHASCPVLTVKLPVTKGAEAAKRG; translated from the coding sequence ATGCAGATCTCACGGATCCTTTTTCCGACCGACTTCTCCCATGATGCCGAACACGCGTTCCAGTATGCGCTGACCCTTGCTCGCCAGTTTGGTGCCGAGCTCTACCTTCTTCATGTCATCTATTTCCCTCCTCAGACGCCGGAGTACGATATCGGGCAGGTCATCGACGGCCTGGTCAAGAATGCGGAGGATAGCTTGGGCAAGCTGGTCGAGAGCGTTAAGGAGCCGAACCTGGTCTTCCACCGTGACGTGCAGGTCGGGGTAGAGCACGCCGAGATTACGAAGTATGCCGAGAAAGAAAAGATCGATCTCATCGTGATGGGGACCCGCGGACGATCCGGGCTGGCACATATCTTTCTTGGAAGTGTCGCCGAACGGGTGGTTCGCCACGCCTCTTGCCCCGTCCTGACCGTGAAGCTCCCGGTGACGAAAGGCGCAGAGGCGGCGAAGAGGGGATGA
- a CDS encoding phosphotransferase, with protein sequence MSEVTVQRQALVQYLEAALSGIVQVQALRPLTGDEPTLAVKESGSLRGHDLKAFGYGQPIQIDLLLDGIPRSYVFSTMRGGRGFGHDHMADRAGTLIWAHDAYGKLARHVKSLDVGFFTREGQLQSAGRAEEYFLLVEKVEGTAYRVDLERIRTEGNVAVSDFDRARALSEYLAKIHAVKGQDVQLYFRRIRDLIGHGEGIMGILDGYPVDYPLLPSKQQYLVESGCMAWRHYLKAKAKRLSIVHGDFHPWNILFREGTDFTLLDRSRGEWGEPADDIAALSINFLLFSLLRSGHMEGPFQELFDLFYGEYLERTHDLELNSVIPLFYVFRALVIASPRWYPDLPEQVRVKLFRFVRAMLRIEQFDHKDLNQYLV encoded by the coding sequence ATGAGTGAGGTGACGGTGCAGCGCCAGGCGTTGGTCCAGTATCTCGAAGCCGCCCTCAGTGGCATCGTACAGGTACAGGCCCTTCGGCCGCTCACGGGCGATGAGCCCACCCTTGCCGTAAAGGAGTCCGGATCTCTGCGAGGTCACGACCTGAAGGCGTTCGGCTATGGCCAGCCGATCCAGATCGACCTGCTCCTGGACGGAATTCCCCGTTCGTATGTTTTCTCCACCATGCGAGGTGGCCGGGGCTTCGGCCACGACCACATGGCCGATAGGGCGGGCACCTTGATCTGGGCGCATGACGCCTACGGGAAGCTCGCTCGCCACGTCAAGAGCCTTGATGTCGGTTTCTTCACGCGCGAGGGGCAGTTACAATCGGCTGGGCGCGCAGAGGAGTACTTCCTCCTCGTAGAGAAGGTCGAGGGGACCGCGTATCGGGTCGATCTCGAACGGATTCGGACCGAAGGGAATGTAGCTGTTTCCGACTTCGACCGCGCCAGGGCGCTCTCGGAATATCTGGCGAAGATTCACGCGGTAAAGGGTCAGGATGTCCAGTTGTACTTCCGTCGGATTCGAGATCTGATTGGCCACGGTGAGGGGATCATGGGGATCCTTGATGGGTACCCAGTCGATTATCCTCTCCTCCCTTCCAAGCAGCAGTACCTTGTAGAGAGCGGATGCATGGCTTGGCGACACTATCTGAAAGCAAAGGCCAAGCGCCTGAGCATCGTTCACGGCGATTTTCACCCCTGGAACATCCTCTTTCGAGAGGGGACTGATTTTACACTGCTCGACCGGAGTCGTGGGGAGTGGGGAGAGCCGGCCGATGATATCGCGGCCCTCAGTATCAATTTCCTCCTCTTCTCGCTCTTGCGGTCAGGACACATGGAGGGGCCATTCCAGGAGCTGTTTGATCTCTTCTACGGCGAATACCTTGAGCGGACCCACGATCTGGAACTGAACTCCGTAATACCACTCTTCTATGTCTTCCGGGCCCTTGTCATCGCGAGCCCGCGTTGGTACCCTGACCTTCCGGAGCAGGTACGCGTCAAACTGTTTCGGTTCGTCCGGGCGATGCTCCGTATCGAGCAGTTCGATCATAAGGATCTCAATCAATACCTGGTGTGA
- a CDS encoding adenylyl-sulfate kinase — protein sequence MAWVAWLTGLPGSGKSSVGREVARRLEERGMRVRMLELDEIRSVVTPSPRYTAEEREVVYRALAYMAWLLHNEGVSVIIDATAHKRHFRDVARALIPAFAEIFLRASLPACRARAGDRHGGHAPADVYGQAGRKGSTVPGVDEIYEPPLHPELVLDTEELQVTQAADRVVRFLEAFQVGQATGSLNRGS from the coding sequence GTGGCGTGGGTGGCGTGGCTCACAGGACTTCCAGGAAGCGGCAAAAGTAGCGTGGGGCGTGAGGTCGCTCGACGCCTGGAGGAACGCGGAATGCGAGTGCGGATGTTGGAGCTCGATGAGATTCGCAGCGTAGTGACCCCCTCACCTCGCTATACAGCCGAGGAACGCGAGGTCGTCTATCGTGCTCTTGCCTACATGGCGTGGCTGCTCCACAACGAGGGGGTGAGCGTGATCATCGATGCGACTGCTCACAAACGACATTTCCGTGATGTCGCCCGTGCGCTGATCCCTGCCTTTGCCGAGATCTTTCTCCGTGCGTCGCTCCCGGCTTGTCGGGCGCGTGCGGGGGATCGGCATGGCGGCCACGCCCCTGCCGATGTCTATGGGCAAGCGGGCCGCAAGGGATCGACCGTACCGGGCGTCGATGAGATATACGAGCCGCCGCTTCACCCTGAACTCGTGCTTGATACCGAGGAGCTTCAGGTGACGCAAGCTGCAGATCGGGTGGTAAGGTTTCTTGAGGCATTTCAGGTTGGCCAGGCGACAGGCTCGTTGAACAGGGGATCGTGA
- a CDS encoding Hsp20/alpha crystallin family protein: MALVKWTPFGDLSTFRREMDRLFDRFLGEMPRLDLSGMGWTPHLDVTETKESLVIKAELPGLDVKDLDISISGNMLTLKGEKRQAKEEKDEHHHLIERSYGAFTRMVELPAPVAADKVKAAFKNGVLSITLPKTEEAKRKAISIEVE, encoded by the coding sequence ATGGCGCTCGTAAAGTGGACACCATTCGGAGACTTAAGTACGTTCAGGCGAGAGATGGACCGGCTGTTCGATCGGTTTTTGGGCGAGATGCCTCGACTGGACCTGTCCGGGATGGGGTGGACTCCGCATCTGGATGTAACCGAAACCAAAGAATCTCTGGTTATCAAGGCCGAGCTTCCCGGTCTGGATGTCAAAGATCTGGACATCAGCATCTCCGGGAATATGCTGACCCTAAAGGGGGAGAAACGGCAGGCGAAAGAGGAGAAGGACGAGCACCACCACCTTATTGAGCGGTCCTATGGCGCCTTTACCAGGATGGTCGAGCTTCCGGCGCCGGTTGCCGCTGATAAGGTGAAGGCCGCTTTTAAAAACGGAGTACTGAGCATTACTCTCCCGAAGACAGAGGAGGCAAAGCGGAAGGCGATCTCGATTGAGGTTGAATAA
- a CDS encoding BCAM0308 family protein: protein MKTPMVVRRRYDTASSKKSVGSETDSYLARGALGKMAVCHGCHAISTGKRWYQDEAVYAKLLKAETVREVFCPACEKIRDGYPSGQVTLKGPFLAEHRDEILHIITNEEKRARELNPLHRIMSLSEENGQLEITTTDEKLAQRIGRELRKACGGTVAYGWSHNNKFLRVQWER, encoded by the coding sequence ATGAAGACACCCATGGTTGTACGCAGGCGTTACGACACCGCATCGTCTAAGAAAAGCGTGGGTTCCGAGACCGATTCTTACCTGGCCAGGGGCGCTCTTGGCAAGATGGCGGTATGTCACGGGTGCCATGCCATCTCGACGGGGAAGCGATGGTATCAGGATGAGGCGGTCTATGCCAAGCTTCTTAAAGCAGAAACGGTGAGAGAGGTGTTCTGTCCGGCGTGTGAAAAAATACGCGACGGCTACCCGAGCGGGCAGGTGACGCTCAAGGGCCCATTCCTGGCTGAGCATCGGGATGAGATCCTGCACATCATTACCAACGAGGAGAAACGGGCCAGAGAGCTCAATCCGCTTCATCGAATCATGAGCCTCAGTGAGGAGAACGGGCAGCTTGAGATTACGACAACCGATGAAAAGCTGGCCCAGCGGATCGGGCGGGAGCTTCGCAAGGCCTGCGGCGGGACCGTTGCGTACGGCTGGTCACACAATAATAAATTCCTCCGGGTTCAGTGGGAGCGTTGA
- a CDS encoding methionine adenosyltransferase — MPPILVQALVHPPIGEQRIEIVERKGLGHPDSICDAVMEEVARAINAEYQQRFGRILHNNIDKGLLVAGRVRRRLGGGRVLRPMELVIGDRATFRVGRVRVPIKEIAVEAAKEWFRKSLRHVDPDRHLRYRVVLSEGSDELADIFRREGVREANDTSAAVGYAPLSETEQMVLWVERYLNSPGFKAAFPETGEDVKVMGVRADRELSLTIAMPLLCEAITSEAAYFRKKAEITQALRQGLLPVSPGLNSVNVVVNPLDREGRGMGGMYLSLLGTSAEDADSGQVGRGNRVNGVIPLNRPVSGEAAAGKNPVSHIGKIYNVLSHRMADQIYRQVDGVREVYVWLVGQIGHPVDQPWVAVQLIQASDAECERIKQECTLVIDQELNRLDNFCMELTEGKYPVC; from the coding sequence ATGCCGCCGATTCTTGTTCAGGCATTAGTACACCCGCCTATCGGCGAGCAGCGGATCGAGATTGTCGAGCGGAAAGGGTTGGGTCATCCGGACTCGATCTGCGATGCGGTGATGGAGGAGGTGGCGCGGGCCATCAATGCCGAATATCAACAACGCTTCGGCCGGATCCTCCACAACAATATCGACAAGGGGCTCCTGGTAGCAGGGCGGGTGCGCAGGCGGCTCGGCGGAGGTCGTGTGCTGCGACCGATGGAGTTGGTGATAGGCGATCGCGCCACCTTCCGCGTCGGCAGGGTGAGAGTTCCGATCAAGGAGATCGCGGTGGAGGCAGCGAAGGAGTGGTTCCGCAAGTCGCTGCGTCACGTGGACCCGGACCGGCACCTGCGCTACCGGGTTGTCCTCTCGGAGGGCTCAGACGAGTTGGCCGATATCTTCCGGCGGGAGGGGGTACGGGAAGCGAATGACACCTCAGCGGCCGTCGGCTACGCCCCCCTGAGCGAGACCGAACAGATGGTCCTCTGGGTGGAGCGATACCTGAACTCCCCCGGCTTCAAGGCGGCATTTCCTGAAACAGGGGAGGATGTGAAGGTCATGGGGGTGCGCGCGGATCGGGAACTGAGCCTCACGATCGCCATGCCGCTCCTGTGCGAGGCGATTACGTCTGAAGCGGCCTATTTCCGCAAGAAGGCGGAGATTACGCAAGCCTTACGTCAGGGACTACTCCCCGTCTCGCCAGGTCTGAACAGCGTGAACGTGGTCGTGAACCCGCTTGATCGAGAGGGTCGCGGGATGGGTGGCATGTACCTCTCACTGCTCGGGACATCAGCGGAGGATGCCGATTCCGGGCAGGTGGGAAGGGGCAATCGTGTCAATGGGGTAATTCCCCTGAACCGCCCGGTGAGCGGAGAGGCGGCGGCCGGGAAGAATCCGGTCAGCCACATCGGTAAGATCTACAATGTTCTGTCGCATCGGATGGCCGATCAGATCTATCGACAGGTCGATGGGGTGCGCGAGGTCTATGTCTGGCTTGTGGGTCAGATCGGCCACCCGGTCGATCAGCCGTGGGTAGCGGTCCAACTGATCCAGGCGTCTGATGCGGAGTGTGAGCGGATCAAGCAGGAATGTACGCTGGTGATCGATCAAGAACTGAACCGCTTGGACAATTTTTGTATGGAACTAACCGAGGGGAAGTATCCGGTTTGTTGA
- a CDS encoding CBS and ACT domain-containing protein, whose protein sequence is MRVKDRMRRSLVSVAQSDTLDHALTTLKRFNIRHLPVVKGDHVVGIVSDRDVKKAAPSPFDYPTAEEFRAFTSAVSIKEIMTKEVITVAPLTPIEEAASLMSQKRIGALPVVQEGRLVGMITETDVLGVITEMMGATQTGSRIEIEIPASPGTLTEVIGIVEGQQVEIASLVTLPAREGARRLVILRLRTINPDPVVRALEERGYPQVVGEFVHS, encoded by the coding sequence ATGCGAGTGAAGGATCGAATGAGGCGCTCACTGGTGAGTGTCGCACAGTCCGATACACTGGATCATGCGCTGACAACGTTAAAGCGGTTCAATATCCGCCATCTCCCGGTGGTCAAGGGCGACCATGTGGTGGGGATTGTGTCGGATCGTGACGTGAAGAAGGCCGCCCCCTCTCCCTTTGACTATCCGACCGCGGAGGAGTTTCGAGCCTTTACATCCGCAGTGAGTATCAAGGAGATCATGACGAAGGAGGTGATTACGGTTGCTCCGCTCACCCCCATCGAGGAGGCAGCCAGTCTGATGAGCCAGAAGCGTATCGGCGCGCTGCCGGTCGTCCAGGAGGGAAGGCTGGTCGGAATGATTACCGAGACCGATGTCCTTGGTGTCATCACTGAGATGATGGGGGCGACACAGACCGGGTCTCGCATTGAGATCGAGATTCCCGCAAGTCCGGGAACACTCACCGAGGTGATCGGGATCGTCGAAGGGCAGCAGGTGGAGATTGCCAGTCTCGTGACGCTGCCGGCTCGTGAAGGAGCAAGGCGTCTTGTGATCTTGAGGCTTCGGACCATCAATCCGGATCCCGTCGTCAGAGCGTTGGAGGAGCGCGGCTATCCCCAGGTTGTCGGCGAGTTCGTGCACTCGTAG
- a CDS encoding universal stress protein, translating into MQKILMMVDGSFAAEAGARYALALAKALGAELDLLFVAGDQSAPAMKRAEESLLRLLRQAHALGLTSRSVVEIGDPIRVMRDYVAREGITLAMASVTGPEVARRLLREVPCAMLLVRVVHPGKMASPHEILVPVYGGEFEGGGLEAAADLLAHLGEFWHARVVLFRLRQPLTRLFNRPRFGEETPEQAERTLHPFITALARRGLAPGTRVSWGGRHGPGITAEAAARRHDLIFLGTKGPQSFLQWLRRGTVDHLVRKSPCDLMLFRPAAA; encoded by the coding sequence ATGCAGAAGATCTTGATGATGGTAGATGGTTCATTCGCCGCAGAAGCGGGAGCGCGCTACGCCCTCGCCCTCGCCAAGGCCCTTGGTGCGGAACTCGATCTGCTCTTTGTCGCGGGCGACCAATCGGCGCCCGCGATGAAACGCGCCGAGGAGTCGCTGCTGCGCCTGCTTCGGCAGGCGCATGCCCTTGGTCTTACCTCGCGAAGCGTGGTAGAGATCGGTGATCCGATCCGAGTGATGCGGGACTACGTGGCGCGCGAAGGGATTACACTGGCCATGGCGTCCGTAACCGGACCGGAGGTGGCGCGTCGCCTCCTCCGGGAGGTCCCCTGCGCCATGCTGTTGGTGCGGGTGGTCCATCCCGGAAAGATGGCGTCACCGCACGAGATTCTGGTTCCGGTCTACGGCGGTGAGTTTGAAGGCGGTGGCCTCGAGGCGGCGGCCGATCTTCTGGCTCATCTCGGCGAGTTCTGGCATGCCCGCGTCGTTCTCTTCCGGTTGAGGCAGCCGCTGACGCGACTGTTCAATCGCCCGCGCTTTGGCGAGGAGACACCGGAACAGGCGGAACGCACGCTGCATCCGTTTATCACCGCGCTCGCCCGCCGTGGCCTGGCGCCGGGGACTCGGGTTTCGTGGGGCGGTCGCCACGGCCCGGGCATCACGGCTGAGGCTGCCGCCAGGCGCCATGATCTCATCTTTTTGGGAACGAAGGGGCCGCAGAGCTTCCTGCAGTGGCTGCGTCGCGGGACCGTTGACCATCTAGTGCGGAAGAGCCCGTGTGACCTGATGCTCTTCCGTCCCGCCGCGGCCTGA
- a CDS encoding cation-transporting P-type ATPase — translation MQIHRLSVEEALKALGTTDQGLSEAEAARRLSEFGPNELQAADTIPVLAMLGRQCTHFLALLLWAAAALAFVADRMRPGEGMDLLGWAIIGAIGVNALFSFAQEYKAERAIMALRRLLPMRVKVVRTGEITEVPASDLAPGDLAILAEGDRVPADGRVIAAVQFRVDNAPLTGESIPKSRTSEAAAEGPLVESANVVFAGTTVLSGTARMIVFATGMNTEFGRIAHLTSGIEAEISPLQQEIRKLTRLIAAVSTGIGLAFFGFGVLIGRSFWENFVFAVGVLVANVPEGLLPTVTLALAVGGQRMAKRKALVKNLVSVETLGCATVICTDKTGTLTENRMAVTRLYIDGREIRVSGSSVTTEIGEPVAPELLRQWAPLFAIAVGCNNASRRRNQDDSGSTFVGDPTEIALLQCAGGLVPNGPDVAPRVGEFPFDADRKRMTTIHGASSSSKVAYVKGAPETVLPICRSILHDGRAVPLEGVDREAIMERLNLFAGSALRVLALAYRELPEAGRLPLMEEAERDLTFVGLVAMIDPPRPEVAEAMARCRKAGIKPIMITGDNSRTALAIARAIGMVRNEQASVLEGSRIERMQDEELKTALADPEILFARMTPTQKMRVVTLLKEMGEVVAVTGDGVNDAPALKKADIGIAMGIAGTDVAKEAADIVLLDDNFATIVNAVEEGRAVYENIRKFLNYILAHTLPELVPYLASVVFRLPLLLTVIQILGVDLGTDLLPALGLGAEPPDANTMNRPPRSRNERLLNVPSLIRSYLFLGPIEAVAAMSAGLWYLTYSGWEWGIDLPVASPLYRQATTVAFAAIVVCQVANVYACRSPRGSILSAGLFTNRLIVWGIGVELSILGLIVYSPIGHRIFGTDVFLGGFWWLLIGCAMLLLLLEEARKGIVRRFDPAKGLRYQEGTA, via the coding sequence ATGCAGATTCACCGTCTGTCGGTCGAAGAGGCGCTGAAGGCCCTTGGAACCACCGATCAGGGGTTGAGCGAGGCCGAGGCAGCGAGGCGGCTCAGCGAATTCGGCCCCAACGAACTTCAGGCCGCAGACACAATACCGGTCCTTGCCATGCTGGGGCGGCAGTGTACGCACTTTCTGGCGCTTCTGCTGTGGGCGGCAGCGGCGCTGGCGTTCGTGGCGGACCGGATGAGGCCGGGCGAAGGGATGGATCTGCTCGGCTGGGCCATTATCGGGGCGATTGGAGTGAATGCCCTCTTCTCCTTTGCGCAGGAGTATAAGGCAGAGCGGGCGATCATGGCCTTACGGCGCCTCCTGCCGATGCGCGTAAAGGTTGTTCGGACCGGCGAGATCACGGAGGTTCCGGCATCCGATCTGGCGCCCGGTGATCTCGCGATCCTGGCTGAGGGCGATCGGGTGCCTGCCGATGGGCGGGTGATCGCCGCGGTCCAGTTCCGTGTCGACAACGCGCCGCTGACGGGCGAATCGATTCCTAAGAGCCGCACATCCGAGGCCGCGGCGGAGGGGCCGCTTGTCGAGAGCGCCAACGTCGTGTTTGCCGGTACGACCGTCCTCTCAGGGACGGCGAGGATGATCGTCTTCGCCACGGGGATGAATACGGAGTTCGGCAGGATCGCCCATCTGACGTCGGGGATCGAGGCTGAGATCAGCCCGCTGCAGCAGGAGATCCGAAAACTTACCCGACTGATCGCGGCGGTCTCTACGGGCATCGGGCTCGCTTTCTTCGGGTTCGGGGTGCTGATCGGTCGGAGCTTCTGGGAGAATTTTGTCTTTGCGGTAGGAGTCCTGGTTGCCAACGTCCCGGAAGGCCTCCTTCCTACGGTGACCCTCGCATTGGCGGTGGGAGGGCAGCGGATGGCCAAACGGAAGGCCTTGGTAAAGAACCTGGTATCGGTAGAGACGCTGGGATGCGCTACGGTAATCTGTACCGATAAGACCGGGACTCTTACGGAGAATCGAATGGCGGTGACACGTCTCTATATCGACGGTCGCGAGATTCGAGTCTCGGGCAGTTCCGTGACCACAGAGATAGGCGAACCAGTGGCTCCTGAACTACTGAGGCAGTGGGCGCCGCTCTTCGCCATCGCCGTCGGGTGCAACAACGCCAGTCGTCGTCGTAACCAGGATGACTCGGGATCGACGTTCGTCGGTGACCCGACAGAGATCGCCTTACTGCAGTGTGCGGGTGGGTTGGTGCCGAACGGACCAGATGTAGCGCCTCGAGTTGGGGAGTTTCCGTTCGATGCCGACCGAAAGCGGATGACCACGATTCACGGGGCGTCGTCGTCGAGCAAGGTAGCCTACGTGAAAGGCGCTCCGGAGACAGTGCTGCCCATCTGTCGCTCTATCCTCCACGATGGGCGCGCGGTTCCGCTGGAAGGGGTTGATCGTGAGGCAATCATGGAGCGGCTGAATCTGTTTGCCGGATCGGCCCTGCGGGTCCTCGCCCTGGCCTACCGGGAGTTGCCGGAGGCCGGTCGGCTGCCGTTGATGGAAGAAGCGGAGCGGGATTTGACCTTTGTGGGGTTGGTGGCCATGATCGATCCACCCAGGCCGGAAGTTGCCGAGGCGATGGCCCGATGCAGGAAGGCCGGGATCAAGCCGATCATGATTACCGGGGACAACAGCCGCACGGCGCTGGCCATCGCGCGGGCCATCGGGATGGTCCGGAACGAGCAGGCGTCGGTTCTTGAGGGGAGCCGGATCGAACGGATGCAGGACGAGGAGCTGAAGACCGCCCTTGCCGATCCGGAGATCCTCTTCGCCAGGATGACCCCCACTCAGAAGATGCGCGTCGTAACGCTTCTGAAGGAGATGGGAGAGGTGGTGGCGGTCACAGGCGACGGGGTGAACGACGCGCCGGCCTTGAAGAAGGCCGACATCGGGATCGCCATGGGGATCGCCGGGACCGATGTGGCCAAGGAGGCCGCCGACATCGTCCTGCTCGACGACAACTTTGCCACCATCGTCAACGCCGTCGAAGAGGGTCGGGCGGTCTACGAGAATATCCGCAAGTTCCTCAATTACATTCTGGCCCACACACTGCCCGAGTTGGTCCCGTATCTGGCCTCTGTGGTCTTCCGGCTCCCGCTCCTGCTGACGGTGATCCAGATTCTCGGGGTTGATCTGGGAACCGATCTGCTCCCGGCTCTTGGTCTCGGGGCCGAGCCGCCTGATGCGAACACGATGAATCGCCCGCCAAGGTCCAGAAACGAGCGCTTGTTGAATGTCCCTTCGCTGATCAGATCGTACCTGTTTCTCGGGCCGATCGAGGCGGTTGCGGCCATGAGTGCCGGACTCTGGTATCTCACGTACAGCGGATGGGAGTGGGGCATCGACCTGCCGGTCGCGAGTCCGCTCTACAGGCAGGCGACAACGGTGGCGTTTGCCGCGATCGTTGTGTGCCAAGTCGCAAATGTCTACGCGTGTCGGAGCCCGAGGGGATCGATCCTCTCTGCGGGTCTCTTCACGAATCGACTCATCGTATGGGGTATTGGGGTCGAGCTCTCCATCCTCGGCCTGATTGTCTACAGCCCGATCGGGCATCGGATCTTCGGAACCGACGTTTTTCTGGGAGGGTTCTGGTGGCTTCTGATCGGCTGTGCGATGCTGCTGCTTCTTCTGGAAGAGGCGAGGAAGGGGATCGTTCGCCGCTTCGATCCGGCGAAAGGACTTCGTTATCAGGAGGGAACCGCATGA
- a CDS encoding GNAT family N-acetyltransferase, producing the protein MLVGFPQQVTLQTGTEVTIRPMVQEDAKRLHEFFCRLPREDRLFLRDDVSLREVIDSWAEELDYEKVLPLVAEVDDTIVADATLHRRKFGWTSHVGKVRLVVDTDYRGKGLGTLMLEALIETAKKVGLEILVAEIMRDQTGTLNVLRRLGFEREAVFYNYVKDQIGEEHDLVVMMKNLQIEPAMVPF; encoded by the coding sequence ATGCTAGTCGGATTTCCACAGCAGGTCACACTTCAGACCGGAACAGAGGTTACGATTCGCCCAATGGTCCAAGAGGATGCAAAAAGGCTTCACGAATTTTTCTGCAGGCTGCCGCGTGAGGATCGTCTCTTTCTGCGAGACGATGTGTCCCTCCGGGAGGTAATCGATTCGTGGGCGGAAGAGTTGGACTACGAGAAGGTCCTGCCGCTCGTGGCAGAGGTGGACGACACTATCGTGGCAGACGCCACCTTGCACCGCCGAAAGTTCGGTTGGACCAGTCATGTGGGAAAGGTGCGCCTGGTTGTCGATACCGATTATCGGGGGAAGGGTCTTGGGACGCTCATGCTCGAGGCGCTGATCGAAACCGCCAAGAAGGTGGGTCTTGAAATTCTTGTCGCTGAGATTATGAGGGATCAGACAGGTACGCTGAATGTCCTCAGGCGGTTGGGATTCGAAAGGGAGGCGGTCTTCTATAATTATGTCAAAGACCAGATCGGAGAGGAGCACGACCTCGTGGTCATGATGAAGAATCTGCAGATTGAGCCGGCCATGGTTCCCTTTTGA